Proteins co-encoded in one Tiliqua scincoides isolate rTilSci1 chromosome 12, rTilSci1.hap2, whole genome shotgun sequence genomic window:
- the SLC25A53 gene encoding solute carrier family 25 member 53 — protein sequence MMEDKENCMRRWNSRSYSVGATSSFLSTLVTFPIYKTVFRQQLHGSSIGEALRQLSQEGLRRFYRGIFPPLLSRTLQGTVMFGSYDSFLCLLTDQASGPYSVGNQATAGLLSGFLEAFVLSPFERVQNILQDGRKVQRFPTTPGILREFNSYAAMAKLTLGYYRGLGLVLVRNGLGSALYFSVKDPLCACLSQGGLSHWLQALLAGSMSGTLISLLLYPLSVLIANVQAQVGKQETLGLQASVAAVWGSHGKKVTRLYRGGSLLILRSCLTWGLTTAIYDFLQEGRG from the coding sequence ATGATGGAGGACAAGGAGAACTGCATGAGGCGATGGAACTCCAGGAGCTACAGtgtgggggccacatccagcttcCTCTCCACACTAGTTACCTTCCCCATCTACAAGACGGTCTTCCGCCAGCAGCTGCATGGCTCTTCCATTGGGGAGGCCCTGCGCCAGCTCAGCCAAGAGGGACTTCGCCGCTTCTACCGTGGCATCTTCCCACCACTGCTGTCCAGGACACTGCAGGGAACTGTGATGTTTGGCTCCTATGACAGCTTCCTTTGCCTCCTGACAGACCAGGCCTCTGGGCCTTACTCCGTGGGGAACCAAGCCACAGCAGGACTCCTCTCTGGCTTTCTTGAAGCCTTTGTCCTCAGCCCCTTTGAAAGAGTTCAGAACATTCTCCAGGACGGCCGGAAGGTCCAGAGGTTTCCTACCACTCCAGGCATTCTGCGGGAGTTCAATTCATATGCTGCAATGGCAAAACTCACGCTGGGCTACTACCGCGGCCTGGGCCTTGTCCTGGTCCGCAATGGCCTGGGGAGCGCCCTCTACTTCTCTGTTAAGGACCCCCTTTGTGCCTGCCTCTCCCAGGGAGGCCTGTCCCACTGGCTCCAGGCCTTGCTGGCGGGCAGTATGAGCGGCactctcatctctctgctgctctATCCCCTCAGTGTCCTCATTGCCAATGTACAAGCGCAGGTTGGGAAACAGGAAACCCTTGGCTTGCAGGCCTCAGTGGCGGCTGTCTGGGGGAGCCATGGCAAGAAAGTGACACGCCTCTACAGGGGAGGGTCCCTCCTCATCCTCAGGTCATGTCTCACGTGGGGCCTCACCACAGCCATATACGACTTCCTGCAAGAGGGCAGGGGCTAG
- the RAB9B gene encoding ras-related protein Rab-9B — protein MSGKALLLKAILLGDGGVGKSSLMSRFVTDRFDSQAFHTIGVEFLTRELEVDGRLVTLQVWDTAGQERFRSLRTPFYRGADCCLLTFSVDERRSFESLPHWQREFVRYAGVRDPQRFPFVVLGNKVDKPERQVASEEARAWCAQHGGYPYLETSAKDDTNVALAFEEAVRQALALEEQPERCVLGHTISLQASSKAEASCC, from the coding sequence ATGAGCGGGAAGGCGCTGCTGCTGAAGGCGATCCTGCTGGGCGACGGCGGCGTGGGCAAGAGCTCGCTGATGAGCCGCTTCGTGACGGACCGCTTCGACTCGCAGGCCTTCCACACCATCGGCGTGGAGTTCCTGACGCGCGAGCTGGAGGTGGACGGGCGCCTGGTCACGCTGCAGGTCTGGGACACGGCCGGGCAGGAGCGCTTCCGCAGCCTGCGCACGCCCTTCTACCGCGGCGCCGACTGCTGCCTGCTGACCTTCAGCGTGGACGAGCGGCGCAGCTTCGAGAGCCTGCCGCACTGGCAGCGGGAGTTCGTCCGCTACGCCGGCGTGCGCGACCCGCAGCGCTTCCCCTTCGTGGTGCTGGGCAACAAGGTGGACAAGCCCGAGCGGCAGGTGGCCTCCGAGGAGGCCCGGGCCTGGTGCGCCCAGCATGGCGGCTACCCCTACCTGGAGACCAGCGCCAAGGACGACACCAACGTGGCCCTGGCCTTCGAGGAGGCCGTGCGGCAGGCGCTGGCCCTGGAGGAGCAGCCGGAGCGCTGCGTGCTCGGCCACACCATCAGCCTCCAGGCCAGCTCCAAGGCAGAGGCCTCCTGCTGCTGA
- the LOC136663257 gene encoding thymosin beta-15A homolog translates to MCDKPDLSEVEKFDKKKLKKTNTEEKNTLPSKETIEQEKECSKPS, encoded by the exons ATGTGCGACAAGCCGGATCTCTCCGAAGTGGAGAAGTTCGATAAGAAGAAGCTGAAGAAGACCAACACGGAAGAGAAGAACACGCTGCCCTCCAAGGAGA ccATCGAACAGGAGAAGGAGTGCAGCAAGCCGTCATAG
- the PLP1 gene encoding myelin proteolipid protein: MGLLECCARCLVGAPFASLVATGLCFLGVALFCGCGHEALTGTEHLIETYFSKNYQDYEFLIDVIHDFQYAIYGIAGFFFLFGALLLAEGFYTTGAVRQIFGDYKTTICGKGLSATFVGITYVLAIIWLLVLACSAVPVYIYFNTWTTCNSIAVPSKTSASIGNLCTDARMYGVLPWNASPGRVCGQSLLSICKTAEFQMTFHLFIAAFVGAAITLVALLTFIIAATYNFAVLKLMGRGTKF, encoded by the exons ATGG GTTTGTTAGAGTGCTGTGCGAGATGTCTGGTTGGGGCCCCCTTTGCTTCCCTTGTGGCCACTGGGCTGTGCTTCTTGGGGGTTGCTCTCTTTTGTGGCTGCGGACACGAGGCGCTTACTGGCACAGAGCACCTGATTGAGACCTACTTCTCCAAAAACTACCAGGATTATGAGTTTCTGATCGATGT GATCCACGATTTCCAGTACGCCATTTACGGGATTGCcggcttcttcttcctctttggaGCCCTCCTGCTGGCCGAAGGTTTTTACACCACTGGCGCTGTCAGGCAGATCTTTGGCGACTACAAGACCACCATCTGTGGCAAGGGCCTCAGCGCTACG TTTGTGGGCATCACTTATGTCTTGGCCATCATCTGGCTCCTGGTCCTGGCCTGCTCTGCAGTCCCTGTCTACATCTACTTCAACAcctggaccacatgcaactccaTTGCTGTTCCCAGCAAGACCTCAGCCAGCATTGGCAACCTGTGCACAGATGCCCGGATGTACG GtgtcctgccctggaatgcctctccggGAAGGGTGTGTGGACAGAGCCTTCTCTCCATCTGCAAAACAGCTGAG TTCCAGATGACTTTCCACCTGTTTATTGCTGCATTTGTTGGCGCCGCAATCACGTTAGTGGCACTG CTCACGTTCATCATCGCGGCCACCTACAACTTTGCAGTCCTGAAGCTGATGGGCCGAGGGACCAAGTTCTAA